One window from the genome of Malacoplasma penetrans HF-2 encodes:
- a CDS encoding tyrosine-type recombinase/integrase, which yields MIKEFKTYLIQQNLSKNTIDAYCTAVNQYIVNKDKIDKNNLLLWKANMIETFKARTINLKIQAINNYLDFINLGHLKLKSVKVQQRLFLENVISDADYNFLKTKLKKEKNKEWYFIVRFLAATGARVSELIKIKVEHVHLGYIDIYTKGGKIRRIYIPRNLRIEATEWLKKLNLESGYIFLNRYGKLITARGISQQLKNYAIKYKLNPSVVYPHSFRHRFAKNFLEKYNDISLLADLMGHESIETTRIYLRKTASEQQEIVDKIVTW from the coding sequence ATGATTAAAGAATTTAAAACTTATCTAATACAACAAAATTTATCTAAAAACACAATAGATGCTTACTGCACTGCAGTTAATCAATATATTGTTAATAAAGATAAAATAGATAAAAACAATCTATTGTTATGAAAAGCTAATATGATTGAAACTTTTAAAGCTAGAACTATAAATTTAAAAATCCAAGCAATTAATAATTACTTGGATTTCATAAACTTAGGTCATCTGAAATTAAAATCAGTAAAAGTACAACAAAGACTATTTTTAGAAAATGTAATTTCAGATGCAGATTATAATTTTTTAAAAACTAAATTAAAAAAAGAAAAGAATAAAGAATGGTATTTCATTGTTAGATTTCTGGCTGCAACTGGTGCAAGGGTTAGCGAATTAATAAAAATTAAAGTAGAACATGTACACTTAGGTTATATAGATATCTATACAAAGGGTGGGAAAATTAGAAGAATATACATTCCTAGAAATCTAAGAATAGAAGCCACTGAGTGACTAAAAAAACTTAATTTAGAAAGTGGTTACATCTTTTTAAATAGATATGGAAAACTTATAACTGCTAGGGGAATTTCACAACAATTAAAAAACTATGCAATTAAATACAAATTAAATCCCAGTGTTGTTTATCCTCATTCTTTTAGACATAGATTTGCTAAAAACTTTTTAGAAAAGTATAATGACATCTCTTTGCTAGCAGATTTAATGGGTCATGAATCCATTGAAACTACTAGAATTTATTTAAGAAAAACTGCTAGTGAACAACAAGAAATAGTAGATAAAATAGTCACTTGATAA
- the gap gene encoding type I glyceraldehyde-3-phosphate dehydrogenase, with product MIKVAINGFGRIGRLALRRIFDVCKNVEIVAINDLTDAKTLCHLLKYDTAHRTFKGKLSYDENNNLIIDGKKIPILAEKDPANLPWAKLGVDIVVESTGRFVDEEGASKHLKAGAKKVIISAPAKGNIPTVVYNVNHQTLKATDKIVSAASCTTNALAPVANVLSKEFGIKWGFMNTIHSYTADQRLQDAPHSDLRRARAAAMSIVPTSTGAAKAIGLVLPELNKKMHGMALRVPTITGSLVDITVELEKDTTVEEIHKAMKKAANETLEYCEDPIVSTDIIGNTHGSIFDPGLSMELETNGKKTFKLFTWYDNEYSYVAQFVRVLEYFGNLK from the coding sequence ATGATAAAAGTTGCAATTAATGGTTTTGGTCGTATTGGTAGACTAGCACTAAGAAGAATTTTTGATGTTTGTAAGAACGTTGAAATTGTTGCAATTAATGACTTGACTGATGCTAAAACATTATGTCACTTATTAAAATATGACACGGCTCATAGAACATTTAAAGGGAAGTTATCATATGATGAAAATAACAATTTAATCATTGATGGAAAGAAAATCCCAATCTTAGCTGAAAAAGATCCAGCTAACTTACCTTGAGCAAAATTAGGTGTTGATATTGTTGTAGAATCTACTGGTAGATTTGTTGATGAAGAAGGTGCATCTAAGCACTTAAAAGCTGGAGCTAAAAAAGTAATTATCTCTGCTCCTGCTAAAGGAAACATTCCTACAGTTGTTTACAACGTAAACCACCAAACACTTAAAGCTACTGACAAAATTGTTTCAGCAGCATCATGTACTACAAATGCATTAGCACCAGTTGCAAATGTATTAAGTAAAGAATTTGGTATTAAATGAGGATTCATGAACACAATCCACTCATATACTGCTGATCAAAGATTACAAGATGCACCTCACTCTGATTTAAGAAGAGCAAGAGCTGCTGCAATGTCTATTGTTCCAACATCTACTGGAGCTGCAAAAGCAATTGGTTTAGTTTTACCTGAACTTAACAAAAAAATGCATGGTATGGCATTAAGAGTTCCAACTATTACTGGTTCATTAGTAGACATTACTGTTGAATTAGAAAAAGATACAACTGTTGAAGAAATTCACAAGGCTATGAAAAAAGCTGCTAATGAAACATTAGAATATTGTGAAGATCCAATTGTTTCTACAGATATTATTGGAAATACTCATGGTTCAATTTTTGATCCAGGTTTATCAATGGAATTAGAAACTAATGGAAAGAAAACTTTCAAATTATTTACTTGATATGACAATGAATACTCTTATGTTGCTCAATTTGTAAGAGTATTAGAATACTTTGGGAATCTTAAATAA
- a CDS encoding restriction endonuclease subunit S — translation MRLKNLGIFGMGQTILTKDMIDCGDPVYSATIEDKPLGYIQKEKNKINLKLNDFVIPARGASIGKITLIKDETATCTQTTMYMKPFSIVNSKFLFFLFKSIESYLFQSSGSAQPQITVNETIEKLIPIPPSNEQNSIYQKIIILNKSVDEYDELNINLINLDKIFKLNLKKSIIQYAIEGKLVKQDLNSETVSELVKKISEEKQKLISEGKIKKDKNESFIFEDNNCYYEKINNGKPQNIEVPFEIPENWSWVRLKTISEIYNGNSISKEEKEKKYTKCSGYDYIGTKDINFDFSINYDNGVYIPLNEKNFKIAPKNKILLCIEGGSAGKKIGITSKDVCFGNKLVCINDFLSNNLYLFYFLQSYYFKNIFNQLTTGIIGGISIQNLKNIMIPLPPKRECEKIIKITHKIISLLR, via the coding sequence GTGAGATTAAAGAATTTAGGTATATTTGGTATGGGTCAAACAATATTGACAAAAGATATGATTGATTGTGGGGATCCTGTCTATAGTGCAACCATTGAAGATAAACCATTAGGTTACATACAAAAAGAAAAAAATAAAATAAATTTAAAATTAAATGATTTTGTTATTCCAGCAAGAGGAGCATCTATTGGCAAAATTACTTTAATAAAAGATGAAACTGCAACTTGTACACAAACAACAATGTATATGAAACCATTTAGTATTGTGAATAGCAAATTTTTATTTTTTTTATTTAAATCCATTGAATCCTACTTATTTCAAAGTTCAGGTTCTGCACAACCACAAATTACTGTTAATGAAACAATTGAAAAATTAATTCCAATTCCACCATCAAACGAACAAAATTCTATATATCAAAAAATAATAATTCTTAACAAAAGTGTTGATGAATATGATGAATTAAATATTAATTTAATTAATCTAGATAAAATTTTTAAATTAAATTTAAAAAAATCTATTATTCAATATGCAATTGAAGGTAAATTAGTTAAACAAGATCTGAATAGTGAAACAGTAAGTGAATTAGTTAAAAAAATATCTGAAGAAAAACAAAAATTGATATCTGAAGGAAAAATTAAAAAAGATAAAAATGAAAGTTTTATTTTTGAGGATAATAATTGCTATTATGAGAAGATAAATAATGGAAAACCCCAAAATATAGAGGTTCCTTTTGAAATTCCTGAAAATTGATCATGAGTTAGATTAAAAACTATTTCAGAAATTTATAATGGTAACAGCATAAGTAAAGAAGAAAAAGAAAAGAAATACACGAAATGCTCAGGTTACGATTATATTGGAACTAAAGATATAAACTTTGATTTTTCTATTAATTATGACAATGGTGTTTATATACCATTAAATGAAAAAAATTTTAAAATTGCACCGAAAAATAAAATTTTATTATGTATAGAGGGTGGAAGTGCTGGTAAAAAAATTGGTATTACAAGTAAAGATGTTTGTTTTGGTAATAAGTTAGTGTGTATTAATGACTTTCTTTCTAACAATCTATATTTGTTTTATTTTCTTCAGTCTTATTATTTTAAAAACATTTTTAATCAGTTAACAACAGGAATCATTGGAGGCATTTCAATTCAAAACTTAAAAAATATCATGATTCCTTTACCACCAAAAAGAGAGTGTGAAAAAATTATTAAAATTACACATAAAATCATTTCTCTGCTACGCTAG
- a CDS encoding restriction endonuclease subunit S: MTGEQLRKSILQLAIQGKLVKQDPNDEPASELVKKIYEEKKKLIAEGKIKKDKNESYIFKGEDNCYYEKINDGEPHKIEVPFEIPNNWTWVRLKNISNLNGGYAFESNLFLSHGIRVVRISDFDDKGILENEIKRTKYFSRLDPYKIELNDILMCMTGGTVGKNCIIEYINEDSYINQRIAKITSIILNSKFLHHVLNSSYIISIINNSKTSTNDNISMDLIKEFLIPCPPIFTQNKIVNFIGQISSFIEKYSELKNKLQTLDQKFKLSLKNSIFKYAIEGKLVKQNLNDEPASELVKKIYEEKQKLISEGKIKKDKNESYIFKDNNCYYEKVSNFEPKKIDVPFGIPKTWHWIKLSNICELILGKTPKRSINTNWNSNDINWVTISDMKDLGKIFSTKEYITNEAFKNEFTRISKKESLLMSFKLTIGRTSILEIDAVHNEAIVTINPYYDKDYAIRDFLFYTLGTFVSFIEKTSAIKGSTINKEKMINMLVSLPPINEQRRIIKSISKIHSLINSIA; this comes from the coding sequence ATGACAGGGGAACAATTAAGAAAATCCATACTTCAATTAGCTATTCAGGGGAAATTAGTTAAACAAGATCCAAATGATGAACCGGCAAGTGAATTAGTAAAAAAAATATATGAAGAAAAGAAAAAATTAATTGCTGAAGGAAAAATTAAAAAAGATAAAAATGAAAGCTACATTTTTAAAGGTGAAGATAACTGTTATTATGAGAAGATCAATGATGGTGAACCCCACAAGATAGAGGTTCCCTTTGAAATACCAAACAATTGAACTTGAGTGAGATTAAAAAATATATCTAATTTAAATGGAGGGTATGCTTTTGAAAGTAATTTGTTTCTTTCACATGGGATAAGAGTGGTTAGAATTTCTGATTTTGATGACAAAGGTATTTTAGAAAATGAAATAAAGAGGACAAAATATTTCAGTCGGCTTGACCCTTACAAAATTGAACTTAATGATATATTAATGTGTATGACTGGTGGAACAGTTGGTAAAAACTGCATAATTGAATACATTAATGAAGATTCATATATAAATCAAAGAATTGCCAAAATAACTTCAATTATTTTAAATTCCAAATTTTTGCATCATGTATTGAATTCAAGTTATATTATTTCAATTATAAATAATTCTAAAACAAGTACAAATGATAATATTTCAATGGATTTAATAAAGGAATTTTTAATTCCTTGCCCACCAATTTTTACACAAAATAAGATTGTGAATTTTATTGGACAAATAAGCTCTTTTATAGAAAAATATTCAGAGTTAAAAAACAAACTACAAACTCTAGATCAAAAATTTAAATTATCTTTGAAAAATTCTATATTTAAATATGCAATTGAAGGTAAATTAGTTAAACAAAATCTAAATGATGAACCAGCAAGTGAATTAGTAAAAAAAATATATGAAGAAAAACAAAAATTAATATCTGAAGGAAAAATTAAAAAAGATAAAAATGAAAGTTACATTTTTAAAGACAATAATTGCTATTATGAGAAGGTAAGCAATTTTGAACCTAAAAAGATAGATGTTCCTTTTGGTATTCCGAAAACTTGACATTGAATAAAGCTGTCTAATATTTGTGAATTGATATTGGGGAAAACACCTAAAAGATCAATTAATACCAATTGGAATTCTAATGATATTAATTGAGTAACTATTTCTGACATGAAAGACTTAGGTAAAATTTTTTCTACAAAAGAATATATAACAAATGAAGCATTTAAAAATGAGTTTACAAGAATTTCAAAAAAAGAATCTTTATTAATGAGTTTTAAATTAACTATAGGAAGAACAAGTATTTTAGAAATAGATGCAGTTCATAATGAAGCAATTGTTACAATTAATCCATATTATGATAAAGATTATGCTATTCGTGACTTTCTGTTTTATACATTGGGTACCTTTGTTTCTTTTATAGAAAAAACAAGTGCAATAAAGGGTAGTACAATAAATAAAGAAAAAATGATTAATATGTTGGTATCTTTGCCACCCATTAATGAACAAAGAAGAATAATAAAATCAATATCTAAAATACATTCATTAATTAATTCGATTGCTTAA
- a CDS encoding phosphoglycerate kinase, whose protein sequence is MEYNKKIVTDLTDLKGKKVILRCDFNVPINKTSGEITDYTRIDAALQTINYLLDKGVKLIVLSHLSRVKTLEDISSGKKSLKVVHKALKNRLLGKTVLFEENNRNKDLPKIIDGMEEGSLLLLENTRYADVNEKGEVVKLESKNDPSLGKFWASLADIFVNDAFGTSHRAHASNVGIAKNIKESAIGFLVNKELAKLSKAVVNPRKPVVAIFGGAKVSDKVPSIKNIGKFADKILIGGGMAFIFLKAKGFEIGKSLYEDDQLELTKELLSEFGNKIVLPVDAVVADSIKAAKGKRYDMEQFPADLAGFDVGKKTIKLFKKELKLAETVIWNGPLGVFENDAFNKGTLKVCKYIAKITAKKGCYSVIGGGDSAAAAAKCGVTHSFSHISTGGGASLEFFSGVELPGVACIKNKGEEGKVEAVKEKTTTTTESASKEKSSTAKTASKPATSKTTAAKKPAEKKPAAKKPAAKK, encoded by the coding sequence ATGGAATATAATAAAAAAATTGTTACTGACCTAACAGATTTAAAAGGTAAAAAAGTAATTTTAAGATGTGATTTCAATGTTCCAATTAATAAAACATCTGGAGAAATTACAGATTACACAAGAATTGATGCTGCTTTACAAACAATTAACTATTTATTAGATAAGGGTGTAAAACTAATTGTTTTATCTCACTTAAGTAGAGTAAAAACTCTTGAAGATATTTCAAGTGGTAAAAAAAGTTTAAAAGTTGTTCATAAAGCTTTAAAAAACAGATTACTTGGTAAAACTGTTTTATTTGAAGAAAATAATAGAAACAAAGACTTACCTAAAATTATTGATGGAATGGAAGAAGGTTCATTACTTCTTTTAGAAAACACAAGATATGCTGATGTTAATGAAAAAGGTGAAGTTGTAAAACTAGAATCTAAGAATGATCCATCTCTTGGTAAATTCTGAGCTTCATTAGCTGATATTTTTGTAAATGATGCTTTTGGAACAAGTCATAGAGCACATGCTTCAAATGTTGGAATTGCTAAAAACATTAAAGAATCTGCAATTGGGTTCTTAGTAAATAAAGAATTAGCAAAATTATCAAAAGCTGTTGTAAATCCTAGAAAACCAGTAGTGGCTATCTTTGGTGGTGCAAAAGTTTCAGATAAAGTTCCTTCAATTAAAAATATTGGAAAATTTGCAGACAAAATTTTAATTGGTGGTGGAATGGCTTTTATTTTCTTAAAAGCTAAAGGATTTGAAATTGGAAAATCTTTATATGAAGATGATCAATTAGAATTAACTAAAGAATTACTTTCTGAATTTGGTAACAAAATTGTTTTACCTGTAGATGCAGTTGTTGCTGATAGTATTAAAGCTGCTAAAGGTAAAAGATATGACATGGAACAATTCCCTGCTGATTTAGCTGGATTTGATGTTGGTAAAAAAACAATCAAATTATTTAAGAAAGAATTAAAACTTGCTGAAACTGTTATTTGAAATGGACCTTTAGGTGTATTTGAAAATGATGCTTTCAACAAAGGTACTTTAAAAGTTTGTAAGTACATTGCAAAAATCACTGCTAAAAAAGGATGTTATTCTGTAATTGGTGGTGGTGACTCTGCTGCAGCTGCTGCTAAGTGTGGAGTAACTCATAGCTTCTCTCACATTTCAACAGGTGGTGGAGCTTCATTAGAATTCTTCTCTGGTGTTGAATTACCAGGTGTTGCTTGTATTAAAAATAAAGGTGAAGAAGGAAAAGTAGAAGCTGTTAAAGAAAAAACAACTACAACAACAGAATCTGCTTCTAAAGAAAAATCTTCAACAGCTAAAACTGCAAGTAAACCTGCAACTTCAAAAACAACTGCTGCTAAAAAACCTGCTGAGAAAAAACCAGCAGCAAAGAAACCTGCAGCTAAAAAATAG